AGCCCAGAAATGAAATGGGCAATGCCCACCAATACCCAAAAATCTCTGGGTGGGCAAAGGTTCGGTGAATTCGGACAGGGTTGAGGGTTGGTTTCAGGCCATGGCTACCCTGGTTGGTGGGCATTGCTCAGATCAATTCTGCCAGGGTTGGGGGTTGGTTTCAAGCAATGCCCACCCTACAAAAGCGTAAGCTGAACCAGACAAGAATCCTAGGGTGGGTCTTGCTCAGGAAGCTCAACATTAGTTAACCTAGAAATTAAATGGGCAATGCCCACCAATCCACAACCATGCCCGAATATCGTCGAGCCTATGTCCCAGGTGGAACCTTTTTTCTGACCCTGGTAACCTACCACCGCACCCCTCTGTTTTCCGAACCCGAAACTATTGCCCATTTGCGTGCTGCACTTGCTAAAACTCGCACTGAGAGACCTTTTGAAATTACTGGTGCAGTTGTTTTACCTGACCATCTTCATTTTTTGTGGACTCTACCGCCAGGGGATACAGCTTATTCCTATCGGGTTTCTCGGTTTAAGGTGTTGTTTACGCGATCGCTACGAGGTAAAAAATTCAAGCCACAGAATGTATCGGCATCCCGTCGTAAACACAGAGAAAGTAATGTTTGGCAGCGCCGATTTTGGGAGCATGTGATTCGAGATGAATCTGACTTCCAACAGGCTTTAGATTATATTCATTACAATCCGGTCAAGCATGGGTTGGTATCTTGTCCTCATCAGTGGGAGTATTCGAGTTTCACCAGATGGGTTGAAACAGGTCAGTATCAGATCGATTGGGGTTGTTGTTGCCGGGGCATACAACCATTACTTCCAGATTTTTTGGAAATTGGAGCCAAGGTTGGTGAGTGAATTATCAACGGTTGGTGGCCTAGAGAATCGTAGGGTGGGCATTGCTGATTGAGATCATTATTGAACAGCGATCAATGACATGGGCAATGCCCACCAATATAGACAATCGTAGGGTGGGCATTGCGGATCAAGACCATGATTGAACAGCGATCAATGAAATGAGCAATGCCCACCAATCTAGACAATCGTAGCAATGCCCACCAATACCCAACCAGAATCGTAGGGTGGGCATTGCGGATCTTAATCATGATTGAAAACCGATCAATGACATGGGCAATGCCCACCAATATAGACAATCGTAGGGTGGGCATTGCGGATCAAGACCATGATTGAACAGCGATCAATGAAATGAGCAATGCCCACCAATCTAGACAATCGTAGCAATGCCCACCAATACCCAACCAGAATCGTAGGGTGGGCATTGCGGATCTTAATCATGATTGAAAACCGATCAATGACATGGGCAATGCCCACCAATATAGACAATCGTAGGGTGGGCATTGCGGATCAAGACCATGATTGAACAGCGATCAATGAAATGAGCAATGCCCGCCAATCTAGACAATCGTAGGGTGGGCAAATAGTGATTTGAATTCCGGAATGTTTGGCAGTTGGAAACCGGCCATAGGTACCCTGGTTGGTGGGCATTGCTCCGGTGAATTCCGGCAGGATTGGGAGTTGGTTTCAAGCAATGCCCACCCTACAAAATGCTTACTGGTTGGTGGGCATTGCTCCGGTAAATTCCGGCAGGATTGGGAGTTGGTTTCAAGCAATGCCCACCCTACAAAATGCTTACTGGTTGGTGGGCATTGCTCCGGTAAATTCCGGCAGGATTGGGAGTTGGTTTCAAGCAATGCCCACCCTACAAAATGCTTACTGGTTGGTGGGCATTGCTCCGGTAAATTCCGGCAGGATTGGGAGTTGGTTTCAAGCAATGCCCACCCTACAAAATGCTTACTGGTTGGTGGGCATTGCTCCGGTAAATTCCGGCAGGATTGGGAGTTGGTTTCAAGCAATGCCCACCCTACAAAATGCTTACTGGTTGGTGGGCATTGCTCCGGTAAATTCCGGCAGGATTGGGAGTTGGTTTCAAGCAATGCCCACCCTACAAAATGCTTACTGGTTGGTGGGCATTGCTCCGGTAAATTCCGGCAGGATTGGGAGTTGGTTTCAAGCAATGCCCACCCTACAAAATGCTTACTGGTTGGTGGGCATTGCTCCGGTAAATTCCGGCAGGATTGGGAGTTGGTTTCAAGCAATGCCCACCCTACAAAATGCTTACTGGTTGGTGGGCATTGCTCCGGTAAATTCCGGCAGGATTGGGAGTTGGTTTCAAGCAATGCCCACCCTACAAAATGCTTACTGGTTGGTGGGCATTGCTCCGGTAAATTCCGGCAGGATTGGGAGTTGGTTTCAAGCAATGCCCACCCTACAAAATGCTTACTGGTTGGTGGGCATTGCTCCGGTAAATTCCGGCAGGATTGGGAGTTGGTTTCAAGCAATGCCCACCCTACAAAATGCTTACTGGTTGGTGGGCATTGCTCCGGTAAATTCCGGCAGGATTGGGAGTTGGTTTCAAGCAATGCCCACCCTACAAAATGCTTACTGGTTGGTGGGCATTGCTCCGGTAAATTCCGGCAGGATTGGGAGTTGGTTTCAAGCAATGCCCACCCTACAAAATGCTTACTGGTTGGTGGGCATTGCTCCGGTAAATTCCGGCAGGATTGGGAGTTGGTTTCAAGCAATGCCCACCCTACAAAATGCTTACTGGTTGGTGGGCATTGCTCCGGTAAATTCCGGCAGGATTGGGAGTTGGTTTCAAGCAATGCCCACCCTACAAAATGCTTACTGGTTGGTGGGCATTGCTCCGGTAAATTCCGGCAGGATTGGGAGTTGGTTTCAAGCAATGCCCACCCTACAAAATGCTTACTGGTTGGTGGGCATTGCTCCGGTAAATTCCGGCAGGATTGGGAGTTGGTTTCAAGCAATGCCCACCCTACAAAATCCGTACTGGTTGGTGGGCATTGCTCCGGTAAATTCCGGCAGGATTGGGAGTTGGTTTCAAGCAATGCCCACCCTACAAAATCCGTACTACTGGTTGGTGGGCATTGCTCCGGTAAATTCCGGCAGGATTGGGAGTTGGTTTCAAGCAATGCCCACCCTACAAAATGCTTACTGGTTGGTGGGCATTGCTCCGGTGAATTCCGGCAGGATTGGGAGTTGGTTTCAAGCAATGCCCACCCTACAAAATGCTTACTACAAAATGCTTTCGCGTAGCGGCTCCAAAGGAGCATCGCACTAGAAAAATCTCCTGAGCCTGAGGGTCGAGCGAGGAAATATGGTGAAGGTAAAACAGTTCTTGAGTTTTCTGTGATGACAGAGGGAGTTAAACTAGGAAAATTTTTGGCATTGAATCGAGATGCACCAGTTCACACTCAGGCTTTTGCTCACCTAGAGAGTCTTGAAGGGAAGTATGGGAGGTGTGCTAAGTTGGGACAGTTTGGGAAGTTTGGGAATTCGACTAATTTATAGTTATGAGAAATCCTAAAAAGCAGTTAAATATATTATCATGGACTCACTACATGTTTGGGGGATTTGTCGGATTTTACTCCCTGTTTATACTAATGTTGTATATTCCTTTTGGTCTGTTCATGATTGGTGCAAGTGAATCAATTCCTGCAGACTTATCAGGAGATTTATCAGAGTGGTTTAAGTTATCACGAAATGTGTCATCGGACTTGCCTGGCTATTTGCTAGTCATTTCTGGTGCCATACTTTTCATCCTTGGAGAAATCTTTGCTTTTGCTATCATTATCTCTGGATATATGCTAAGAAAAAGCAAGAATTATTGGTTTTCGTTTATGATAGCTTGCCTACTCTGCTGGTTCAGACCATTTGGTACACTTATTGGAATTTTAACGATTGTTGTTCTATCTCGGCAATCGGTAAAAAAATTATATCCTTTTAAGCATTAAAGATGAATTGTTAATGGTTTAATTATTTTTAATAGAAAAGGGAACAGGGAATAGGGAACAGGGAACAGGGAACAGGGAATAGGGAATAGGGAGTAGGGAGTAGGGAGTAGGGAACAAAAATTATTACAATTCATTTAGGTACCCTATTGAATTGGATGCGTTCGCGTAGCGTGGCCCAAAGGCCAAGGCCATCGCACTCAGCCCTTCACTCTTAGACTAATGGCGACTATACTATAGTGCTTGCCAACAGTCAGGGGCAAAATTTGAAGAAGGTGGGTTACGGCGCTGATAAAAACTGATTGGTAATCCCTCAAAATCCTGGCCGCGCCTAACCCACCCTACGAAATATCTAGCTATTCCCGATTCCCGATTCCCGATTCCCGATTCCCGATTCCCGATTCTAAATTATAAATTCTAAATTCTAAATTCTAAATTCTAACTTCTAACTTCTAACTTCCCTACTCCCTACTCCCTACTCCCTACTCCTGATTCCCGACCATGAGGTTTAAGGAGGCTAGTCAAATCAGGACCACTGGGAATAATTCCACCTGGATTGAGGGGGAACAGATTTCCGTAGTAATCCCGCTTGACATCCTCCAAGCTACAAGTATCAGCAACTCCAGGAAGCTGATACAAGTCACGCAGGTAGGGGCCTAAGTTATCGTAGTCCTGAATTCTGAAACGGTTGCACTTGAACAAACCATAATAGACCACATCAAAACGGAACAGAGTGGTAAATAGACGCACATCTGCTAGGGTTACCCTATCCCCACACAGGTATCTACTGGTCTCCAGGGCTCGATCAATCTTATCTAAGGTTGTGAATAGCTGATCGCAAGCTTTCTCATAAGCCTCTTGGGTCTGGGCAAACCCGCAGCGATAGACTCCATTATTCACGGTGTGGTAGATAGTCTCATTCCACCCATCAATGGTTTCCTTCAGTTCCTCTGGATAAAGGTCTAGGGTAGGATTAGTAGCGAACTCATTGAACTGTGAGTTCAGGATTACGATAATTTCTGCACTCTCATTGTTGACAATGGTTTTGCTCTGTTTATCCCACAGCACTGGAACTGTGCAACGACCGTTGTAGCCTGTTTGTGCCAGGTCGTAAAGCTCAGGAAGCGTGTCGCAGCCTTCTTGCTGCTCATTAAATACCCAAATCCCCTGATTTGAAGAAGGAGAGGCAATAAATACTGGTATTGCGTCTTTGAGTCCCTTCAGTGCCCTGACCACGAGAGTGCGGTGCGCCCAAGGACAACCTAGTCCTACATAAAGACAGTAGCGTCCTGCTTCCGGTTGGTAAGGATTCTCTGCTTCTGTCCCAATAAAATTCCTAAACTCGCTGGCAGGGCGAATGTACTCTCCAGAATTATTCCGTGGAGCCAGCTTCGACATCATCATTTGCCAGAGAGTTGTCCAGACAAACTTTCCCAACCTGATGATCAGTGTTGGCGGGAGTGACTTGCCTTTCTTCTTAGTTTCAGCAGCTCTGGTCATGATGGTCATTTGGTAAGAGGTGCAACTATTAGCCTTATAGCTCTCTAAACCTTGTCAAACATTATCCATTATTTTATAATGAAATAAGTTAGTAACTTGTTTAACAAGGGAACACTACCGCCCAACGAAGAACTAAAAGCTGATCAGCTGGTCGTAAGTTAAGCGACGTAAAATAATGGACTGAGTGAAGTTACAGTGCGGTTTGAGAGTAGGCAGCAGAGCCTCCATTAAGAAAATTAGCGCAATGCTTTTGGCATTGCTTTGTCGGCAACAACCATTAGTTTTAACTAATGCTATACCATCGTCCTATCTGCTTGTGAGTAGGTTTGTACAGGTTAAATGTTGCACATCTCTAAGATACCAACAAATTCTGAGCAGTGGCCTGATTACCCTAGTAGTGCTGAAAAAGAACCGTGGCTTACGCTATTGAAGCCACGGTTCTTTTTCAGTCAAATCTTCCGGTTTTCCCAACCAAACTAACTTCTGTTAGGATTGGTCTCCCTTAGAATTATCCTCTGGATCATCGATTTTTGGTACCCAATTAGGAGTTTCTGACCCTTCCCAACCAGCAGGACGTTTAGAGTTGTACCAGGCAATGGAGCCAATCACAACTGCTGCCACAAAACCCACAACATACACTAGGGTAAACCACAAGGGAAAACTGCCTGCTTCCATCAATACATACATAGCCGGTTTACATTTTCTCGTATTTCCGTTATGGTACCATCCAGCCTGATGGCTTCGATACCGTAAGCTATCAGCTATCAGCTATCAGTATTTAGCTATCAGTATTTAGCTATCAGCTATCAGCTATCAGCTATCAGCTATCAGCTATCAGCTTATGAGCTACTTCACAGGCTAGAAGCCTGTGCCACAAAGCTGACCGCTGACCGCTGATAGCTGAATGCTTATTCGATAGCTACTTTCTAGCTGCTGGGGGAGCTAACGGACCTCCTGCTGGCTTGCGTTGAGGCTTAGGACGAGCCACCGGTTTGGGAGCAACTCTGGGTGCTGGTGCTGGCCTGCGCCTTGCTCGTGCTGGTGCTGGTCTGCGCCTTGCTGGTGCTGGTGCATACCTGCGCTTTGCTGGTGCTGACCGTCTCGGGGCAGTGTTTCTGGGCGTATAGCGTCTGGTGGTACTTTTACGGGGATAAGACCGTTTAGTTGTTGTAGCTTTGCGACGGTAATACCGTTTGGGTTGAGAGTTCTTCCTAGACACCCTGACCCGACTACTACGCCGCCGTGTAGAA
The Moorena sp. SIOASIH genome window above contains:
- a CDS encoding transposase — translated: MGNAHQSTTMPEYRRAYVPGGTFFLTLVTYHRTPLFSEPETIAHLRAALAKTRTERPFEITGAVVLPDHLHFLWTLPPGDTAYSYRVSRFKVLFTRSLRGKKFKPQNVSASRRKHRESNVWQRRFWEHVIRDESDFQQALDYIHYNPVKHGLVSCPHQWEYSSFTRWVETGQYQIDWGCCCRGIQPLLPDFLEIGAKVGE
- a CDS encoding glutathione S-transferase family protein translates to MTRAAETKKKGKSLPPTLIIRLGKFVWTTLWQMMMSKLAPRNNSGEYIRPASEFRNFIGTEAENPYQPEAGRYCLYVGLGCPWAHRTLVVRALKGLKDAIPVFIASPSSNQGIWVFNEQQEGCDTLPELYDLAQTGYNGRCTVPVLWDKQSKTIVNNESAEIIVILNSQFNEFATNPTLDLYPEELKETIDGWNETIYHTVNNGVYRCGFAQTQEAYEKACDQLFTTLDKIDRALETSRYLCGDRVTLADVRLFTTLFRFDVVYYGLFKCNRFRIQDYDNLGPYLRDLYQLPGVADTCSLEDVKRDYYGNLFPLNPGGIIPSGPDLTSLLKPHGRESGVGSRE